One stretch of Amycolatopsis tolypomycina DNA includes these proteins:
- a CDS encoding type I polyketide synthase translates to MPDTTTKTDQRRGAAVEPIAIVGIGCRFAGGIDSPAGLWSLLERGGNAVREVPPERWAADEVYDPQPGVPGRTVSRWGGFLDDIGGFDTAAFGITEYEAEAMDPQHRMLTQVAWEALEHAGIAPGSLKGSQTGVFFGLAHHDYLLRTFDDSLVDNPYVMTGNAHSVGAGRVSYLLGLHGPAVAVDTACSSGLLSVHLGCQSLRAGESDLALAGAAMLQLGPEVGVLFSQWSMLSPHGRCAAFDAAADGFVRSEGCAVVALQRLDDALRDGNRVLAVIRGSAANADGRSDNIVVPSATAQEAVQRSALRAAAVDPSAVELVEAHGPGTPTGDPVEFRALSAVYGAGDKPCALGSVKTNIGHTESVSGVAGLIKAVMSLRHRKIPGNLHFTEWNPDISPDGTRLYVPTELREWHANGSPRLASVSSYGFSGTNVHVVLEEAPDTAVPVVLPAPAEKAFPVLLSGSTPQALAETAGRVAQWLSDAGRSVPLADIGRTLARGREHRAERLVALASSHGELAGQLTAAAAARPAPGLVSGTVGSHSGAPVWVFSGQGSQWAGMGRVLLETEPAFGAMIDELEPLIAREAGFSVRAELVADETVTGIEKVQPTIFAVQVALAAAWRSRGVEPAAVIGHSLGETAASVVAGALAPDDGVKVICRRSRLITRIAGGGAMATIELPHQEVAAELAAAGIEDVTVAVIASAGSTVVAGNPARVDELVAGWEARDLHARRIAVDYASHSPHVDPILDELAERLEDLAPAAATVPVYGTVLDDPKKPAAFDAGYWVHNLRRPVRFADAVTAAVLDGHRIFVELSPHPLLIHAITETAKSIGRDATAVPTLRRDGDQSTGLLPRLADLHCSGVPVDWARAYPAGDLVDVPLPAWAGTDLGVLALRVRKPGARVDAHPLLGVHVHPVDAGDEHTWQATISGRDLRYLADHQVHDQPVLPGAAYCEMGLAAAKTVFGAGLDTVEVADLTIHEMLHLDEHTVVSSRTRPAGDGVVRFESLTRRDGEDPTLLATGTLRVRTAAEPDRLDVAGLLAAHPGSLSPRAAYAKFHGAGVRHGDAFAALVALHLSEEPGVGQTVLAELALPAAVRGDLGSYGMHPVLLDGCLQTLAAHPALIRDAFPVGAGALRVHRDPHRARYCLARLRRLDEQLAVGDVALLDEDGAVVAEVTGIRLATTDRRLAERLLAVGWDRADFPQPAAAAGPWLVLTEPAAAPEPFAAELTSALGAGTTHLTLDVTADDLEAHLATQAPQGLVVVCPAPTGTAGHDAVERAQRRVKRLIGLVRSLVERTDGHRPRLWVLTRDAQQVGAGDGLNLEQTALRGLCRVIGHEHPELAICHLDTDAATAPRRVAELLGANGDADEVALRGGELFLARLKVAPLHDGDRRVRPIRHGRDRYALAARHAGDLGSLELVAAEPRALAPDELEIRVEAFGLNYADVLNAMGLYKTVDGSPMPFGFDCAGTVVAVGADVTAFRAGDRVAAMHPGAFHAFAVVPACKANRIPDDVTFAAAAARPSVFATAWYGLHRLSGLGAGERVLIHSATGGVGLAAIAVARHLGAEIYATAGTDAKRQYLRDLGIEHVFDSRSTDFADRIRELTGGEGVDVVLNSLTGAAQRAGLDLLRIGGRFVELGKKDIYADARIGLFPFRRNISLHSVDLGVLPYEHLGGILREVHELLAAGALTPVPHTTYPLAEAASAFRTLASGGHVGKLVLAVPQHGEGEAVVRPDDVPVIRADGAYVVTGGLGGLGLIIARWFAGEGAGRVILNGRSAPSTEAQATIDELRAGGADIEVVRGDIAAAGTAGELVRAATATGLPLRGVVHAAAVVDDAAITGVDDALVERVWAPKVRGALRLHEACADSELDWWFGFSSASALVGFAGQACYASANALLDGLTTWRRGHGLPALSVNWGAWAEHGRGTMFADRGNAMIDPDEGVKACDALLRRDRARAGYLAILDAGWQAMFAEKIRTSPFFAAIPADRDADQGGDTAGYPVLAELRTADPAARQRFLEQHLTAHAAEILRVDAAGLDPDRSLTDHGLDSLMALELSTRINREFDIRVTPKQMRQDASPSALAAHIVARLDLGAAQ, encoded by the coding sequence ATGCCTGACACCACCACCAAAACCGACCAGAGGCGGGGCGCCGCCGTCGAGCCGATCGCGATCGTGGGCATCGGGTGCCGGTTCGCCGGCGGGATCGACTCCCCCGCCGGGCTCTGGAGCCTGCTCGAGCGCGGCGGCAACGCCGTCCGCGAGGTCCCGCCGGAGCGCTGGGCCGCGGACGAGGTCTACGACCCGCAACCCGGCGTGCCCGGCCGCACCGTGTCCCGCTGGGGCGGGTTCCTCGACGACATCGGCGGCTTCGACACCGCCGCCTTCGGCATCACCGAGTACGAAGCCGAGGCGATGGACCCGCAGCACCGGATGCTGACCCAGGTGGCCTGGGAGGCGCTGGAGCACGCGGGCATCGCGCCCGGTTCGCTCAAGGGGTCGCAGACCGGTGTCTTCTTCGGCCTCGCGCACCACGACTACCTGCTGCGGACGTTCGACGACTCGCTCGTGGACAACCCGTACGTGATGACCGGCAACGCGCACTCCGTCGGCGCGGGCCGGGTGTCCTACCTGCTCGGGCTGCACGGGCCCGCCGTGGCCGTGGACACCGCCTGCTCCTCGGGCCTGTTGTCGGTGCACCTCGGCTGCCAGAGCCTGCGTGCCGGGGAGTCCGACCTGGCTCTCGCCGGCGCGGCGATGCTGCAGCTGGGCCCGGAGGTCGGCGTCCTGTTCTCGCAGTGGTCGATGCTCTCGCCCCACGGCCGGTGCGCCGCGTTCGACGCCGCGGCCGACGGGTTCGTCCGCAGCGAGGGGTGCGCGGTCGTCGCGCTGCAGCGGCTCGACGACGCACTGCGCGACGGCAACCGGGTCCTCGCCGTCATCCGCGGCTCGGCGGCCAACGCCGACGGCCGCTCCGACAACATCGTCGTCCCCTCCGCGACCGCGCAGGAAGCCGTGCAGCGCAGCGCCCTGCGCGCCGCCGCCGTCGACCCGTCCGCGGTCGAACTGGTCGAGGCGCACGGGCCCGGCACGCCCACCGGCGACCCGGTGGAGTTCCGCGCGCTGTCCGCCGTGTACGGCGCGGGCGACAAGCCGTGCGCGCTGGGCTCGGTCAAGACCAACATCGGGCACACCGAGTCGGTGTCCGGCGTGGCCGGGCTCATCAAGGCCGTGATGTCGTTGCGGCACAGGAAGATTCCGGGCAATCTGCACTTCACCGAATGGAACCCGGACATCTCCCCGGACGGGACGCGGTTGTACGTCCCCACCGAGCTGCGCGAGTGGCACGCGAACGGCTCGCCGCGGCTGGCGTCGGTCTCCTCCTACGGGTTCAGCGGCACCAACGTCCACGTCGTCCTCGAAGAAGCCCCGGACACCGCGGTTCCGGTCGTGCTCCCCGCCCCGGCGGAGAAAGCGTTTCCCGTCCTCCTGTCCGGAAGCACCCCGCAGGCCTTGGCGGAAACCGCGGGTCGCGTGGCGCAGTGGCTGTCGGACGCGGGCCGGTCGGTGCCGCTGGCCGACATCGGCCGGACCCTCGCCCGCGGCCGGGAGCACCGGGCGGAGCGGCTCGTCGCCCTGGCGTCGTCGCACGGCGAGCTGGCCGGGCAGCTGACCGCGGCCGCGGCGGCGCGGCCCGCGCCGGGCCTGGTGTCCGGCACGGTCGGCAGCCACAGCGGGGCGCCGGTGTGGGTGTTCTCCGGCCAGGGCTCGCAGTGGGCGGGCATGGGCCGGGTGCTGCTGGAGACCGAGCCCGCGTTCGGCGCGATGATCGACGAGCTGGAGCCGCTGATCGCCCGCGAGGCCGGGTTCTCCGTGCGTGCCGAGCTGGTGGCCGACGAGACCGTCACCGGCATCGAGAAGGTCCAGCCGACGATCTTCGCCGTGCAGGTCGCCCTCGCGGCCGCCTGGCGGTCGCGCGGGGTCGAGCCCGCCGCGGTGATCGGGCACTCGCTCGGCGAGACCGCCGCGTCGGTGGTCGCGGGCGCCCTGGCCCCCGACGACGGGGTGAAGGTGATCTGCCGCCGGTCCCGGCTGATCACCCGGATCGCGGGCGGCGGCGCCATGGCCACCATCGAGCTGCCGCACCAGGAAGTCGCGGCCGAGCTGGCCGCCGCGGGCATCGAGGACGTCACCGTCGCGGTGATCGCCTCCGCCGGATCCACGGTCGTGGCGGGCAACCCCGCCCGGGTCGACGAACTGGTGGCCGGCTGGGAGGCCCGCGACCTGCACGCCCGCCGGATCGCGGTGGACTACGCCTCACACTCCCCGCACGTCGACCCGATCCTCGACGAGCTGGCCGAGCGGCTGGAGGACCTCGCCCCGGCCGCGGCGACCGTGCCGGTCTACGGCACCGTGCTGGACGACCCGAAGAAGCCCGCCGCGTTCGACGCCGGGTACTGGGTGCACAACCTGCGCCGTCCGGTCCGCTTCGCCGACGCGGTCACCGCCGCCGTGCTGGACGGGCACCGGATCTTCGTCGAGCTGTCCCCGCACCCGCTGCTGATCCACGCGATCACCGAAACGGCGAAGTCGATCGGCCGCGACGCGACGGCCGTGCCCACCCTGCGCCGCGACGGCGACCAGTCCACCGGCCTGCTGCCCCGGCTCGCCGACCTGCACTGCAGCGGTGTCCCGGTCGACTGGGCGCGCGCCTACCCGGCGGGCGACCTGGTCGACGTGCCGCTGCCGGCGTGGGCGGGCACCGACCTGGGCGTGCTGGCACTGCGGGTGCGGAAGCCCGGCGCGCGGGTCGACGCGCACCCGCTGCTCGGCGTGCACGTCCACCCGGTCGACGCCGGCGACGAGCACACCTGGCAGGCCACGATCAGCGGCCGCGACCTGCGCTACCTGGCCGACCACCAGGTCCACGACCAGCCGGTGCTGCCGGGCGCGGCCTACTGCGAAATGGGCCTCGCCGCGGCGAAGACCGTGTTCGGCGCCGGCCTCGACACGGTCGAAGTGGCCGACCTGACCATCCACGAGATGCTGCACCTCGACGAGCACACCGTCGTGTCCTCGCGGACGCGCCCCGCGGGCGACGGCGTCGTGCGGTTCGAGTCGCTGACCCGCCGCGACGGCGAGGACCCGACGCTGCTGGCCACCGGGACCCTGCGGGTGCGCACGGCGGCCGAGCCGGACCGGCTCGACGTCGCCGGGCTGCTCGCCGCCCACCCCGGGTCACTGTCCCCGCGGGCGGCCTACGCCAAGTTCCACGGGGCCGGTGTCCGGCACGGGGACGCGTTCGCCGCCCTGGTCGCGCTGCACCTGTCCGAGGAGCCGGGCGTCGGGCAGACCGTGCTGGCCGAGCTGGCCCTGCCCGCGGCGGTGCGCGGCGACCTCGGCTCCTACGGGATGCACCCGGTCCTGCTGGACGGCTGCCTGCAGACGCTGGCGGCGCACCCGGCGCTGATCCGCGACGCCTTCCCGGTGGGGGCCGGGGCGCTGCGCGTGCACCGCGACCCCCACCGCGCCCGCTACTGCCTGGCCCGGCTGCGCCGGCTCGACGAGCAGCTCGCCGTCGGCGATGTCGCGTTGCTCGACGAGGACGGCGCCGTGGTCGCCGAGGTCACCGGCATCCGCCTGGCCACCACCGACCGGCGGCTGGCCGAGCGCCTGCTCGCGGTCGGCTGGGACCGTGCCGACTTTCCGCAGCCCGCGGCCGCCGCCGGCCCGTGGCTGGTCCTGACCGAGCCGGCCGCGGCCCCGGAGCCGTTTGCCGCCGAGCTGACCTCGGCGCTGGGCGCCGGGACCACCCACCTGACGCTGGACGTCACGGCGGACGACCTGGAGGCGCACCTGGCCACGCAGGCGCCACAGGGGCTCGTCGTGGTGTGCCCGGCACCGACCGGCACCGCCGGCCACGACGCCGTGGAACGCGCGCAGCGGCGGGTGAAACGGCTGATCGGCCTGGTCCGGTCGCTGGTGGAGCGCACCGACGGACACCGGCCCCGGCTGTGGGTCCTCACCCGCGACGCCCAGCAGGTGGGCGCGGGCGACGGGCTGAACCTGGAGCAGACCGCCCTGCGCGGCCTGTGCCGGGTGATCGGTCACGAGCACCCGGAGCTGGCGATCTGCCACCTCGACACCGACGCCGCGACCGCGCCCCGGCGGGTGGCCGAGCTGCTCGGGGCGAACGGCGACGCCGACGAGGTGGCCCTGCGCGGCGGCGAGCTGTTCCTGGCCCGGCTCAAGGTCGCGCCGCTGCACGACGGTGACCGCCGGGTGCGCCCGATCCGCCACGGCCGGGACCGGTACGCACTGGCCGCCCGGCACGCCGGTGATCTCGGCAGCCTGGAGCTGGTCGCGGCCGAGCCGCGCGCGCTCGCGCCGGACGAGCTCGAGATCCGGGTCGAGGCCTTCGGCCTGAACTACGCGGACGTGCTCAACGCGATGGGCCTCTACAAGACCGTCGACGGCAGCCCGATGCCGTTCGGCTTCGACTGCGCGGGCACGGTCGTCGCCGTCGGTGCGGACGTCACCGCGTTCCGGGCCGGCGACCGGGTGGCGGCCATGCACCCCGGCGCGTTCCACGCGTTCGCGGTGGTGCCCGCCTGCAAGGCCAACCGGATCCCCGACGACGTCACGTTCGCGGCGGCCGCGGCCCGGCCCAGCGTGTTCGCCACCGCCTGGTACGGCCTGCACCGGCTGAGCGGGCTCGGCGCCGGCGAACGGGTGCTGATCCACTCGGCGACCGGTGGCGTCGGCCTCGCGGCCATCGCCGTGGCCCGCCACCTCGGCGCGGAGATCTACGCCACCGCGGGCACCGACGCGAAGCGGCAGTACCTGCGCGACCTGGGCATCGAGCACGTCTTCGACTCCCGCTCCACCGACTTCGCCGACCGGATCCGCGAGCTGACCGGCGGCGAAGGGGTGGACGTGGTGCTCAACTCGCTCACCGGCGCCGCCCAGCGCGCCGGCCTGGACCTGCTGCGCATCGGCGGCCGGTTCGTCGAACTGGGCAAGAAGGACATCTACGCCGACGCGCGCATCGGGCTCTTCCCGTTCCGCCGCAACATCTCCCTGCACAGCGTCGACCTCGGCGTGCTGCCCTACGAGCACCTCGGCGGGATCCTCCGCGAGGTCCACGAGCTGCTCGCCGCGGGCGCGCTCACCCCGGTTCCGCACACCACGTACCCGCTGGCCGAGGCCGCCTCCGCGTTCCGCACGCTCGCCTCGGGCGGCCACGTCGGCAAGCTCGTCCTCGCCGTCCCCCAGCACGGCGAGGGCGAAGCGGTCGTCCGGCCGGACGACGTCCCGGTGATCCGGGCGGACGGCGCGTACGTCGTCACCGGCGGCCTGGGCGGCCTCGGCCTGATCATCGCCCGGTGGTTCGCCGGGGAGGGCGCCGGCCGCGTCATCCTCAACGGCCGCTCGGCCCCCTCCACCGAGGCGCAGGCGACCATCGACGAGCTGCGCGCGGGCGGTGCCGACATCGAGGTGGTGCGCGGGGACATCGCCGCGGCGGGCACCGCCGGGGAACTGGTGCGCGCCGCCACCGCCACCGGCCTGCCCCTGCGCGGAGTCGTCCACGCCGCCGCGGTGGTCGACGACGCGGCGATCACCGGCGTGGACGACGCGCTGGTCGAGCGGGTGTGGGCGCCGAAGGTGCGGGGTGCGCTGCGCCTGCACGAAGCGTGCGCGGACAGCGAGCTGGACTGGTGGTTCGGGTTCTCCTCCGCCTCGGCACTGGTCGGCTTCGCCGGCCAAGCCTGCTACGCCTCGGCCAACGCCCTGCTGGACGGCCTCACCACCTGGCGGCGCGGACACGGGCTGCCCGCGCTGAGCGTCAACTGGGGCGCGTGGGCCGAGCACGGGCGCGGCACGATGTTCGCCGACCGCGGCAACGCCATGATCGACCCGGACGAAGGCGTGAAGGCCTGCGACGCGCTGCTGCGCCGCGACCGGGCCCGCGCGGGCTACCTGGCGATCCTGGACGCGGGCTGGCAGGCGATGTTCGCGGAGAAGATCCGCACCTCGCCGTTCTTCGCCGCCATCCCCGCCGACCGCGACGCCGATCAGGGCGGCGACACCGCCGGGTACCCCGTGCTGGCGGAGCTGCGGACCGCCGACCCGGCGGCCCGGCAGCGGTTCCTGGAGCAGCACCTCACCGCGCACGCGGCGGAAATCCTCCGGGTCGACGCCGCGGGCCTCGATCCGGACCGGTCGCTGACCGACCACGGCCTCGACTCCCTGATGGCACTGGAGCTGAGCACCCGGATCAACCGGGAGTTCGACATCCGGGTCACGCCCAAGCAGATGCGCCAGGACGCCAGCCCGTCGGCGCTGGCCGCGCACATCGTCGCCCGGCTCGACCTCGGGGCGGCGCAGTAG
- a CDS encoding cytochrome P450, with protein MRNPFDFFADLRARGDVVQLYIGKRPIYFLTTARLAHQVLVKEARSFGKGMVWEAVHPLSGNGLLASDRALHRRQRRLIQPLFHRQMIASYAQIMTAESQALAESWQPGQQVVVQQAMIELTLTTIVRSMFSGSLPGDVVREIIRSLPIFTYGMVARTVLPAWLCKVTGFDRRFLDAANRLRAAVDHVVRTDKSADGTDLLSHLRAARDPDTGEAMGDDLIRDELVSIMMAGTETTAATLTWAFHELSRHPEVEAKLRAELRDVLGGRPAEYADIEQLTYTRAVVNEVLRRYSLLMLFRRAEEPVVVDGIPLAAGADVMFSQIDLHRDGAAFPDPDRFHPGRWLVDREDLPHRTAFLPFGEGNRRCIGEPYAQAKAVIALATILGRWRLVPAPGHTVRRVAAAMPRPNSLPMIVTPIDTDGSEPAHA; from the coding sequence ATGCGCAACCCCTTCGACTTCTTCGCCGACCTGCGTGCCCGCGGCGACGTGGTGCAGCTCTACATCGGCAAGCGGCCGATCTACTTCCTCACCACCGCGCGCCTCGCGCACCAGGTGCTGGTGAAGGAGGCCCGCTCGTTCGGCAAGGGAATGGTGTGGGAGGCCGTGCACCCGTTGAGCGGCAACGGTTTGCTGGCCTCCGACCGCGCGCTGCACCGCCGCCAGCGACGCCTGATCCAGCCGCTGTTCCACCGGCAGATGATCGCCTCCTACGCGCAGATCATGACCGCCGAGTCACAGGCGCTGGCCGAATCCTGGCAGCCGGGGCAGCAGGTCGTCGTGCAGCAGGCCATGATCGAGCTGACGCTGACCACCATCGTGCGGTCGATGTTCTCCGGCAGCCTGCCCGGTGACGTCGTGCGGGAGATCATCCGCTCGCTGCCGATCTTCACCTACGGCATGGTCGCCCGCACCGTGCTGCCCGCCTGGCTGTGCAAGGTCACCGGGTTCGACCGGCGCTTCCTCGACGCCGCGAACCGGCTGCGCGCCGCCGTCGACCACGTGGTGCGCACCGACAAGAGCGCCGACGGGACCGACCTGCTTTCGCACCTGCGCGCCGCCCGCGACCCGGACACCGGCGAGGCGATGGGCGACGACCTCATCCGCGACGAGCTGGTGTCGATCATGATGGCGGGCACCGAGACCACGGCCGCCACCCTCACCTGGGCGTTCCACGAGCTGTCCCGGCACCCCGAGGTCGAGGCGAAGCTGCGCGCCGAACTGCGGGACGTGCTCGGCGGGCGCCCCGCGGAGTACGCCGACATCGAGCAGCTGACCTACACCCGCGCCGTGGTGAACGAGGTCCTGCGCCGGTACTCGCTGCTGATGCTCTTCCGCCGCGCGGAGGAACCGGTGGTGGTCGACGGCATTCCGCTGGCCGCGGGCGCGGACGTCATGTTCAGCCAGATCGACCTGCACCGGGACGGCGCGGCGTTCCCCGATCCGGACCGGTTCCACCCCGGACGCTGGCTCGTCGACCGCGAGGACCTCCCGCACCGCACTGCCTTCCTCCCGTTCGGCGAGGGCAACCGCCGCTGCATCGGCGAGCCCTACGCCCAGGCCAAGGCGGTCATCGCGCTGGCGACCATCCTCGGCCGCTGGCGGCTGGTCCCGGCACCCGGCCACACCGTGCGCCGGGTCGCCGCGGCGATGCCGCGCCCGAACAGCCTGCCCATGATCGTCACCCCGATCGACACCGATGGGAGCGAGCCGGCCCATGCCTGA
- a CDS encoding TetR/AcrR family transcriptional regulator: MKTGAAERMSAQQRREQLLELAAEEFAAAGLHGASMEELARRAGISQAYVFRLFGTKKALFLQVVQRAFTRLVDGMDRAAVDTSGVDSVAVMGRFYDRALADRTGLLVQLQAFAACGDREVREVVREQMAGMWAAAAGHTGLPPVAVKSFVAYGMLLNVAAALDIDDVDAEWARGLRTRIHAGLFDHLTEENNQ; the protein is encoded by the coding sequence ATGAAGACCGGTGCCGCCGAGCGCATGTCCGCCCAGCAGCGACGCGAGCAGTTGCTGGAGCTGGCGGCCGAGGAGTTCGCCGCGGCCGGGCTGCACGGCGCCTCGATGGAGGAGCTCGCCCGCCGGGCGGGGATCTCGCAGGCCTACGTGTTCCGCTTGTTCGGCACCAAGAAAGCCCTGTTCCTGCAAGTGGTGCAGCGTGCGTTCACCCGGCTCGTCGACGGGATGGACCGCGCCGCCGTCGACACCTCCGGGGTCGACTCGGTCGCGGTCATGGGCCGGTTCTACGACCGCGCACTGGCCGACCGCACCGGGCTGCTGGTGCAGCTGCAGGCCTTCGCCGCCTGCGGTGACCGCGAGGTCCGCGAGGTCGTGCGCGAGCAGATGGCCGGGATGTGGGCGGCGGCCGCCGGGCACACCGGCCTGCCGCCGGTGGCGGTGAAGAGCTTCGTCGCCTACGGGATGTTGCTCAACGTCGCCGCCGCGCTGGACATCGACGACGTCGACGCGGAGTGGGCCCGCGGCCTCCGCACGCGGATCCACGCGGGACTGTTCGACCACCTGACCGAGGAGAACAACCAGTGA
- a CDS encoding MFS transporter has translation MSAASPAPETGHAAAAGRGDTTLVAALVFIALVVAAIGSLGAPLITAVAKDYDVSLSTAQWTLTITLLTGAVATPLLGRLGSAHRRRKVVLATLAVVAVGSVATVVPAPFAVLLAGRAAQGVGLGLTALMMATARQHLGERAVSTIAMLSVASTIGIGVGYPIASLLTQLGGVRVAYLLGVVVAVAALVTAVLAIPRDTAAPSAAEPVDWFGAALLSAGLVAVLLVTSQSSWWSSNPLLVVLILLVGVVVLAGWVVVERKVTRPLVDLIALRHPAVAGANVVMFVSGTAMYLLFTLITRFVQTPSQVGYGYGLTEVEAGLVLVPFSALGFVAGRVVPKVREKVGPFGLLTANGVVIVLACVLFAGVRGLGVAWPVVVMGVLGFGVGGFSAVMPQAILAVTPAEETAAAMSVNQVVRSVGFSLGSAVSGLILAAHTPAGSFAPADSGYTTAAWTAGALAVVTIVLAIGINTARGKVSRS, from the coding sequence GTGAGTGCTGCTTCCCCGGCGCCGGAGACCGGCCACGCGGCGGCTGCCGGCCGCGGCGACACCACACTGGTGGCGGCGCTGGTGTTCATCGCCCTGGTGGTCGCGGCGATCGGGAGCCTGGGTGCGCCGCTGATCACGGCCGTGGCCAAGGACTACGACGTGTCGCTGTCCACCGCGCAGTGGACGTTGACCATCACGCTGCTGACCGGCGCCGTGGCCACGCCGCTGCTCGGCAGGCTGGGCAGCGCCCACCGGCGGCGGAAGGTCGTGCTGGCCACCCTGGCCGTCGTGGCGGTGGGCAGCGTGGCCACCGTGGTGCCGGCGCCCTTCGCGGTGCTGCTGGCCGGCCGCGCCGCGCAGGGGGTCGGGCTGGGCCTGACCGCGCTGATGATGGCCACCGCCCGGCAGCACCTCGGCGAGCGCGCGGTGAGCACGATCGCGATGCTGTCGGTGGCGTCCACCATCGGCATCGGCGTCGGCTACCCGATCGCCAGCCTGCTCACCCAGCTCGGCGGGGTGCGCGTGGCCTACCTGCTCGGCGTGGTGGTCGCGGTGGCCGCGCTGGTCACCGCCGTGCTCGCCATCCCGCGCGACACCGCCGCGCCGTCCGCGGCCGAACCGGTCGACTGGTTCGGCGCGGCCCTGCTCTCCGCCGGGCTGGTGGCGGTGCTCCTGGTGACCAGCCAGTCAAGCTGGTGGTCGAGCAACCCGCTGCTGGTCGTGCTGATCCTCCTCGTCGGCGTCGTGGTCCTGGCCGGGTGGGTCGTCGTCGAACGGAAGGTGACGCGGCCGCTGGTGGACCTGATCGCGCTGCGGCACCCCGCGGTCGCGGGCGCCAACGTGGTCATGTTCGTCTCCGGCACCGCCATGTACCTGCTCTTCACCCTGATCACCCGGTTCGTGCAGACCCCTTCGCAGGTCGGTTACGGCTACGGGCTCACCGAGGTCGAAGCGGGCCTGGTGCTGGTCCCGTTCTCGGCGCTGGGTTTCGTCGCGGGCCGCGTGGTGCCGAAGGTGCGGGAGAAGGTCGGCCCGTTCGGCCTGCTGACCGCCAACGGTGTCGTGATCGTCCTCGCGTGCGTCCTGTTCGCCGGCGTTCGCGGGCTGGGGGTGGCGTGGCCGGTCGTGGTCATGGGCGTGCTGGGCTTCGGCGTCGGCGGCTTCTCCGCCGTGATGCCGCAGGCGATCCTGGCGGTCACGCCCGCCGAGGAGACCGCCGCGGCGATGAGCGTCAACCAGGTCGTGCGCTCGGTCGGCTTCTCCCTCGGCAGCGCGGTCAGCGGCCTGATCCTGGCCGCGCACACCCCGGCGGGCAGCTTCGCCCCGGCCGACTCCGGCTACACCACCGCCGCCTGGACCGCCGGCGCCCTGGCAGTGGTCACCATCGTGCTGGCGATCGGGATCAACACCGCCCGCGGCAAGGTGTCCCGGTCGTGA